A single region of the Kryptolebias marmoratus isolate JLee-2015 linkage group LG10, ASM164957v2, whole genome shotgun sequence genome encodes:
- the LOC108246992 gene encoding mesothelin-like protein has translation MYTSSDFGREDVYATIRSYFNDGSGVRCYNPNDTELNSTSWFVDYIGSFVTFITLDDITSFVSASQIEAFLENKANLELFNNRAISQDVINYYITQLFTFNPTFSLLNLPGILLCSPDIPISAYSSLNEADTMVILDRRKEFCSRTVDPEVNAALASNLKTITDQTFVNLGNASSSLTKAQISSVSSPKLVVSLSTLGSVTTWSQDKATTIVQTITTSGYQINSAASLESLGSLVVGLPSKSIEKITASELLTASKNPILVSNMVEAPKVLQGTFVKKIISVDSSPAKVVLNVPDVLAPEIPPSVLVFPKGPADISVLNKKTWTRDQSNMFLWTLSETDFDIEQLSTSVLQGFTCTSVQKMTRTKIKQLVRACRPRKGRAKVELKEPQLTCMYNLLQGELSQNFTDYPSDMLLYLSTKDVQRSNCRSYFSALGAADFMVASSSLNKGQQQLSEAKTCLGINGLSLSTDNLEVLGSMVCTLDSSYIENSDPLILEKLKACKDFTDSQIAAMERLLLSGNTKYGNVATWNRQTLEDLGNLPLYFTRNIWGHFRATTKKRFLKGFMPNLRKAKTQKKKLKKLFKQVTPLVARRAAGCTVGNITGVTVSDPSFPFGYDLTQFDLCLDVPVLKENLNAICEKVDDDDFQKVILEKLNQAYPSGVSDQDVQVLGSVSRVASLDDISKWNITNVDTLAALMKTEDGTWDPAKSKEIIMKYLSTSGNTLGSTELNVIDSNLCSLDTSTLRTITPDSIKNAKLLNVAACSLEQKKVLYEISNTSFSSLSGNPQDFYNLIKGYLGGAPLMDIVKLSTQNINMDVDVFRSLDPNVITGLTVTDVLGLIGEHLPDLKLFENDTMIQTWVNLQLQSDLDKLGVGLMTNRTTAEPSTSSSPGTATSHEATVQGTTSSPKTTQASSTSGGQKVGPSPTFVVLSVLLTALLQILRLPA, from the exons ATGTACACCAGTTCTGATTTTGGACGGGAGGATGTGTATGCCACCATCAGGAGCTATTTTAACGATG GCTCTGGAGTCAGATGCTACAATCCCAATGATACAGAACTCAACTCTACCTCCTGGTTTGTCGATTACATCGGCAGCTTTGTGACTTTTATCACTCTGGATGATATCACCAGCTTTGTGTCCGCCTCTCAG ATTGAGGCATTCCTGGAGAACAAAGCCAATCTGGAGCTTTTCAACAACAGAGCAATTTCACAGGATGTAATAAACTACTACATCACACAGCTTTTCACGTTCAACCCAACATTCAGCCTTTTGAA TCTTCCTGGTATTTTGTTGTGCTCCCCTGACATCCCAATTTCGGCGTATTCTTCTCTTAATGAAGCTGACACCATGGTCATTCTGGACAGGAGGAAGGAATTCTGCAGTAGAACTGTAGACCCTGAG GTAAATGCTGCTTTGGCGTCCAACCTCAAAACCATCACAGACCAAACATTTGTAAATCTTGGGAATGCCTCATCGAGCCTGACCAAAGCTCAGATCTCTTCAGTGTCCTCGCCAAAGCTGGTTGTCTCGTTGTCCACTCTGGGCTCAGTGACAACATGGAGTCAGGACAAGGCCACAACCATCGTCCAAACCATCACCACCTCAGGCTACCAG ATCAACAGTGCAGCCTCCCTGGAATCCCTCGGCTCTCTTGTTGTTGGACTTCCTTCAAAGTCCATAGAGAAGATCACAGCTTCTGAGCTTCTCACTGCCTCCAAAAACCCCATCCTTGTTTCCAACATGGTGGAAGCTCCAAAGGTTCTGCAGGGAACATTTGTCAAAAAG ATCATTTCTGTGGACTCAAGTCCAGCCAAAGTGGTGCTGAATGTCCCTGACGTCTTAGCGCCTGAGATCCCACCATCTGTGCTGGTATTTCCTAAGGGGCCTGCAGACATCAGCGTGTTGAACAAGAAGACGTGGACACGAGATCAG tcCAACATGTTCCTTTGGACTCTGTCTGAAACAGACTTTGACATTGAGCA GCTGTCCACATCTGTGCTGCAAGGCTTCACATGCAcatcagtgcagaaaatgaCAAGAACTAAGATCAAGCAGCTGGTCCGTGCATGCAGGCCGAGGAAAGGCAGAGCCAAGGTGGAACTGAAAGAGCCACAG CTGACCTGCATGTACAACCTGCTCCAAGGAGAACTCAGTCAGAACTTCACAGATTATCCCTCAGACATGCTTCTGTACCTCAG CACTAAGGATGTCCAGAGAAGCAACTGCAGGTCCTACTTTTCTGCACTGGGTGCTGCAGACTTCATGGTGGCCTCCAGTAGTTTGAACAAAGGGCAACAGCAGCTCAGTGAAGCCAAGACCTGCTTG ggTATAAATGGCTTAAGCCTGAGCACTGACAACCTGGAGGTTCTGGGGAGCATGGTCTGCACTCTGGACAGTTCTTACATAGAGAACTCGGATCCTCTCATCCTGGAAAAACTCAAAGCCTGCAAGGACTTCACTGACAGCCAAATCGCTGCTATGGAGAGGCTGCTGCTGTCTGGGAACACAAAATACGG AAATGTCGCCACCTGGAACCGGCAAACACTAGAGGACCTGGGAAATCTTCCTCTGTACTTCACAAGAAACATCTGGGGTCACTTCAGAGCT acaacaaagaaaagattCCTTAAAGGCTTCATGCCAAATCTGAGGAAAGCAAAGACTCAGAAGAAGAAGCTCAAGAAGCTGTTCAAACAGGTCACCCCTCTTGTTGCAAGAAGAGCAGCAG GCTGCACAGTGGGCAACATCACTGGAGTTACTGTCAGCGATCCTTCCTTCCCCTTCGGCTACGATCTGACTCAGTTTGACCTCTGCCTGGACGTTCCTGTCCTGAAAGAAAACCTGAATGCTATCTGTGAGAAAGTGGATGATGACGACTTCCAGAAAGTCATTCTGGAGAAACTCAACCAG GCATACCCATCTGGAGTCTCTGATCAGGACGTACAAGTGCTTGGTTCAGTGTCTCGTGTGGCGTCACTTGATGACATCTCTAAATGGAACATCACTAATGTTGACACCCTGGCAGCTCTCATGAAAACTGAAGATGGAACCTGGGACCCAGCAAAG AGCAAAGAAATCATCATGAAGTATCTGAGTACCTCTGGGAACACCCTGGGCAGCACTGAGCTGAATGTTATTGACTCCAACCTGTGCTCATTAGACACCAGCACACTGAGAACCATCACACCAGACAGTATCAA GAATGCCAAACTTCTGAATGTGGCAGCATGTTCACTTGAGCAGAAGAAAGTCCTGTATGAGATCAGCAACACCTCCTTCAGTTCACTAAGTGGCAACCCACAAGACTTTTACAATCTAATTAAAGGCTACCTAG GTGGAGCTCCTCTGATGGACATTGTAAAATTATCaacacaaaacatcaacatGGACGTTGATGTCTTTAGAAGTCTGGATCCTAATGTGATAACT GGTTTGACTGTGACCGACGTCCTAGGCCTCATAGGTGAACATCTACCAGATCTGAAGCTGTTTGAGAACGATACTATGATTCAGACGTGGGtgaacctgcagctgcagtcagatcTGGACAAACTGGGTGTGGGTCTCATGACCAACAGGACAACTGCAGAACCCAGCACAAGCTCCAGTCCGGGCACTGCAACTAGCCATGAGGCCACAGTGCaag GAACCACCAGCAGCCCAAAGACAACACAAG CTTCGTCCACGAGTGGAGGACAGAAGGTTGGACCGTCTCCAACATTTGTGGTCTTGTCTGTTTTGCTGACGGCTTTGTTGCAGATTCTTCGACTACCAGCTTAA